From the Melanotaenia boesemani isolate fMelBoe1 chromosome 9, fMelBoe1.pri, whole genome shotgun sequence genome, the window GAGGGACAAGAGCTGCTCTACATTCCTCATGGTGTTCAGATATTCTTTGTCACACCTGAGGGACAAGTGAGCGCTCCATCGTACCCAGGCTACCTGCGGCTGGTGAAGTTTACCAGTGATCACTGTGAAAGGGAATCTAATAGACCACCAGCATTTTTGCAGGTAGGACAGAAAAGTTCTTAgtagcacaaaaaaaaacagtcttctAGTAATTCTGACAGGCCTGTAGACCTGCATGATATCTGTCTGATGCAATAAATGGAAGTGAAATGTCATCACTGCAGCCACTTTTTTCAGTATGTCTTGTGCCCTTTAACCTGGTTTTGCAAGATCTGTGCTCAGCCCATCAAGATCTCTTCAGTTGTAGGAGGAGATAAGCTTTTTAAAGATCAATATCCGTTGCCCTATGTTCATGTGAGAGTTGTTTGCCAGTGCCCTAATCCAAATGGCTATGTTGTCACCTACCTACCCGGCTCAGAGTTGGAAAAAATAGTTCCTTTAGTCATTATTCATTTCAGTTAAGTGCAAGAAGTTAATATAAGGAAGCTTTATGGTTTGTTTGTGAATAATATAATTACACTGATCAACTTAATGTGCTTACTTATAGCCAAAAGTCAGCTTGAAGTGATACTGCTGTTACAAATAGTAATGCTGGTAGTGACACGTTAAATACAAAGTCTTTAGCAAAATTGAGTTTTCAGATTTTATCTTGTCTGACAGTTTTGCTCTGATAAGTGACCCACCATGCAGCCAGGGTACAGGTTATTAGCTCTTTGAACCACTAGATTGATTTGTCAATGTGGAGGTTGTATTTAATCATTGCAACCAATTATTTATCTATGTAAACAAAATCAGCATAGGTTTTTGTTGAGTGTTTAAATCAGTCCCTTATCATATATCTTAAACAAATCTGTTTGCCCACTGGTGGGTCATGAGACTGAAATCCACTCTTGATTGGGGAATTTCCCAGGTGTTGTGCCAATGGGTGACATCAGTGAGTCACATGAGGTCACGTAATTACATAAACCCTGCTTACCGTGCTGTCCCCTGTAATCCTGTTAGACATGCAACAGTCAGATGAGTTCTGTGTCTCTGTTTTGTCTTCTGTAAAATTCTTCACCCATTAAAATTGCCAGTAGATATGCTAGACTGATAATTATAAGgttatttaaataacttttttatatACTTTCAATCTATATTTGTTCACATTTCTATGTAAATTAATCAGAAAATCAAGGCATGTACCCATCATCCCACTATctcatccacattcatacatTGTCATATaggtttttaaatttatttatttgattttatttttgtttcattaactATCGTTTGTCTCCTGGCAGGTGTGTGACTGGATTTACCCGCTCATGTCCATGCAATCTCCAGTATTGCTTTGCAACactggtgtgtttatgtttccGGACATGATGGCACCAGCTCCAGGCTATTATGTGGGGGTGGTGTTGTCGTCTGAGCTTCCCACTGCAGAAAGAGAGCTTTTTCAGGCCCTGTTGTGTCAAATGACAGATCTCAGGGTTCAGGTTAGTGTTTCTGTGTAGCTGTGtctagaaaaacacaacacgCTTTGATATCCTTTGGTTAACATCTCAAGTAACATtagttttacaaataatatGTCAATAAAACCAGCCATCAGTAGCTTTGTACCATGTATCATTATTTCACCGGCTTAATGCTGAGAatcatttttatagaatatgCAGCATTTCCACCATTCTAGTCATCAAACAAAAATTACTCAGTGTCTTTTGGCAAATCCTCTTGTGCCACTGGTGGGCACTGAAAGCTATTTTAAGAAACTGATGATGAGCATTCTTGTAACAGATAATGCATCTGTGATGGACTAATGAGAATAaattaggggaaaaaaattacttcACACAATCAAAAGTTTTCTTATCTTCACTTTGTAAATTCCCCATCATAGCCCTGATTATTTCTACATATTCAAACCTGAAATCACATCTTTAGTTGCTGATGTTGaacctaaataaataagtagtctatacagaaaaatatttttcagttgCCAGTAAAAAGGGGAAGTTTTTGCTTTAGTATCAGTAGTTATTGGGGGAAAATTATGAGGGGaaaaaacttaatacataacataaaatcaattgaatttttaaaattattttattgatatttgtATAGTTGAAAATGAAGCAGAGAGATGAGCATGACTGAACTCACTCAATCACCATGAATGCATTTTAGTGTCATACTTGTAGCCTGGCAACAACTGAGCTGATGATGTCACATCAAGCTCCAGCATCAGGACAAAGTGACCCACATTCATCCACCAAAATAACATAGGTGAACTCTCTCAGTAGACAACAATCAGAGCTTCACAGCCAACATTTGAATAATAAGCTGTTCAAGCTGTTTTCATCTACTTTTGCTTCTCTACTCTCCATTTGCCTTCATAGCCCGAGAGACGGGTAACAAGGTGCTGGAATTTGGAATATGTTTAtgcaaatgtattttaatgtaaatatatatatatattttttttgcaagTTATTTTTCATGACCATCCACACTGTTATTTTGATTAGTGAAATAAAGCGAAAAACACTTGTCTAATCTGCAAAACAATAACTTATAAGATTATTTTAACTCCTGCTTTCCATTCTGGAGGTCTCCTCTTCAGCTTGTCTGAACTCTGGGTCTTATTCCAGCTATTGGAGAGTTAATTTAGCTTCTCCCACATTTAAACAATCCCCCTAAAGACATGTTTACTCATTATAacagatatttaaaacattattacaaaaaaaaccataaaaactaaaaagaaaagtgcacCAACTAGTTCATGCTTGCTTGTGATTTGACTGCTGTTTTGCAGTCCCCAACACTCCACCTTCCTTTTTCTTCACGTATCACAAAAATGTCTTCAGCTgtagaaaaatctgaaaataattagtcTCAACCTGCCAGAGGAAGGTAATTGTTGCAGATTGAAGAGAAttctaaaatgtcattttcttgGCCTGACATGAAGCACTTGCTGCTGTCTACTTCTGATCTGGCATCCTTCCCCATGTTACCCCTGCCTCAGCATTGTGGGGATTTGATCCTGGCAGGTGGGGAGAATTAATCAGCTATAATGCTCTTATCTGCAGCACTTAGAACAACCTCCAGAGTCTCAGCTGAAAGACAAGCGTCAGTTCAGCCATGATGGAGGAAGCAATGCTGGTTCAGAGTGATGCCAGGCAaggtcatttttaattaatgcagtCAGGCAAGACATCTTCTGATGGAAGTGGTACCCTGTAAGGAAGTAAGcacttttatcttgtttttgatttttgggATCAAGTTGAATATTTGGGTCGTTCACTTCTAAGCTTTCTCTCTGAGcagaatttttaaaatggaagtCTGTTGGGGACAAACAAAGGGGGCATTGTGATAAGAAGCACAGAGAGAAGGGCAGGGAGAAGCTACTGTGTACACTGGGAGGTTACTTGGAAGCGAGAATCTAAACTGAGATGTGTACAGCTACACAAAGTGATAGGCAAATTGTCCAAAGATTTAGACTGACAAGTAAATTTTGCTTTGTATATATAGTGTCTGTTATCAATGTGTTTCTATGATCAGGCTCCAGATGAAGCTGCAGACACCATTAATCTCAGCCAAAAGGTGCCTATTGCTACTCCTGAGGAGACAGCACCAGCTGAAACggaggaggagaaaaatctGCCCGAATGGAGTGAAAAAGTGGCCAGTGGGATCTTGTCAGGTgggtttttaaatctgaatatcCTTATTTGTCAGTTTGTTTGTCATGAGTTTGGAATTATGTTGCAAATGAATATGTTAGCAATACAGATCAGCTAACCAGGTGTGATCCTGTCAGGTGCATCCTGGTTAAGCTGGGGTCTGGTGAAAGGGGCTGAGTACACCGGCAAGGCCATTCACATGGGTGCATCTAAACTCAGAGAACACATCACTCCAGAGGACAAGCCCACCCAAGTCAGCCCCACAGTTTCTAAAAGCCTCTATGTAGCCAAGCAAGCAACAGGGGGAGCTGTCAAAGTCAGCCAGTTTCTAGGTGACTAATTCATCTTCCGTCAGCATGTTTTTCTGACTTGGTGTGATTACAGTGTTTGGCAGCAGACCTCTAATTGAGTAATGCTGTCACTGCAGTGGACGGGGTGTGTACTGTCGCTGGCTGCGTAGGCCGAGAGTTGGCACCTCATGTGAAAAAACACGGAGGCAAGCTGATCCCAGAGTCCATGAAGAAGGACAAAGATGGGCGATCGAACATAGATGGAGCAATGGTGGTGGCTGCCAGTGGAGTGCAAGGTAGAGTAATATGACAGATTATCTTCCCCAAGTATGGTTAAATTTCTCAAACAGCTGGTGTTGCAGCCAGAATCTCTCTAGCTGCTGGTTTAGCATCAGTTTGTCTTTTACAGAAGGGTTTTTTCTCACTGTCATGTGAAGGTCATGTTATTGGTTGATTAGGTATGTATGAAATTAAATGCACCATAATATATTTAAGCAGTAGAAATGCAGGAAATTGCCTTAAACCTGTATTCTGTTTAATGTCCAGCAGGCAGTTGCTCCTGTGCTtgcaaaaagaaatgtttgtatagaagcatatgaaaaaaaaaaactgcacttcTTATTGGGTTTTTACCATTTTCTTAATAAATTCACAATTTTAGTTTGTAGCTGCAGGTTTTATATGCCTTTTTTGTgtggttttacttttaaagccaGGACAAGTCATATCAAGCTGCCATTTTCAAGATGtgtacatttctttatttactttttaaagttctAAACATGAGGGCAAAATCTGTAATTTACAATGAGAGCTTTACAATTAGGACTCTTTTGATGTGTAAAGCTGGTAGTCATGACTGATATAGCTTATGATTAAAATTAATAGTTAAGAAAGAGTAAAGAAAATAGGTTTTAGTGGACAGTGACAGTCAATTttggaattaaaaaaaggaactcAGGTTTTAAGAAAGTGttcctgaaaataaaagaaaattgtaaaaatatggaaaaactgatttttacatGTAACATGAGTATGATCTCTTTATTCGTCCAGGATTTGCAACCATGTGGACGGGGTTGGAAGCAGCTGCAAAGGACATCACGACGAGTGTAGCAAGTGAGACAGTCACCACCATAAAACACAAGTAAGTCTCCCTTTCTAAATCACTAGCCTCCACCAGTGTCAGTTTGCTAAACTGTTTTTCAATTTGTATATTGCAAATTACATTTTGCACTGTTCAacttaaacaaaacaagcacTTACTTGTATTCCTCTTTAATTTGCTTTGCAGATTTAGGGGTCTACAACACATCTTTGACACACCTAATGACACACCTAATGAGaaaaagtgtaatttttcaTGATTATACACCTCTCTTAAACCTATCATACAACTAATCACAGAAGTAGCATATACCCGTTTTGTGCAGTGATTTTGCTTTTGCACAAATTGCTCTGTGTCTCCTATGCTGCATAAGTTCATGTCCCTCCTTTTTATACTAATCCACACCTGGGTGTCACCTTCACAGATTTCTAATAATACGTAACGGAAATCTCACAGTTCAGTGTTACTGTCCTGCCTGCCCCAATCATCTCATAAATAGTTTGAATTCATGTTGGGTGTTGCAGTAACAATGAAATATATACATAGTTTGCTGATTTCTATTATAGATTATCATGGAATGATAGGAATTTGCCATGAGATCTTTTTATATTTGGTTGTATTTGGcaatttaaa encodes:
- the spartb gene encoding spartin b isoform X2: MEKAKQDAFDNARLEVIKDGYVRGFECINKGLTADEAGHKTRALELYRQGRKHLLRAISVPSQGMECAGSSWESARQMQQKMEETLNNITTRLAILETSDIETAPAQSSSSVPDHGVADISAEGLYPKLLAKEKPQRPAPPNLPAGNCQLAGAVGGMAANYQPVVPVEHPPAYSPQAADGHLSISYGTDSGEMSLVGDEFYSRTSNSPPSPQSMGEEGQELLYIPHGVQIFFVTPEGQVSAPSYPGYLRLVKFTSDHCERESNRPPAFLQVCDWIYPLMSMQSPVLLCNTGVFMFPDMMAPAPGYYVGVVLSSELPTAERELFQALLCQMTDLRVQAPDEAADTINLSQKVPIATPEETAPAETEEEKNLPEWSEKVASGILSGASWLSWGLVKGAEYTGKAIHMGASKLREHITPEDKPTQVSPTVSKSLYVAKQATGGAVKVSQFLVDGVCTVAGCVGRELAPHVKKHGGKLIPESMKKDKDGRSNIDGAMVVAASGVQGFATMWTGLEAAAKDITTSVASETVTTIKHKFRGLQHIFDTPNDTPNEKKCNFS
- the spartb gene encoding spartin b isoform X1 yields the protein MEKAKQDAFDNARLEVIKDGYVRGFECINKGLTADEAGHKTRALELYRQGRKHLLRAISVPSQGMECAGSSWESARQMQQKMEETLNNITTRLAILETSDIETAPAQSSSSVPDHGVADISAEGLYPKLLAKEKPQRPAPPNLPAGNCQLAGAVGGMAANYQPVVPVEHPPAYSPQAADGHLSISYGTDSGEMSLVGDEFYSRTSNSPPSPQSMGEEGQELLYIPHGVQIFFVTPEGQVSAPSYPGYLRLVKFTSDHCERESNRPPAFLQVCDWIYPLMSMQSPVLLCNTGVFMFPDMMAPAPGYYVGVVLSSELPTAERELFQALLCQMTDLRVQAPDEAADTINLSQKVPIATPEETAPAETEEEKNLPEWSEKVASGILSGASWLSWGLVKGAEYTGKAIHMGASKLREHITPEDKPTQVSPTVSKSLYVAKQATGGAVKVSQFLVDGVCTVAGCVGRELAPHVKKHGGKLIPESMKKDKDGRSNIDGAMVVAASGVQGFATMWTGLEAAAKDITTSVASETVTTIKHKYGAAAGQATDHAVNSAINVGITAFNIDNLGIKAVVKRTGRHTAQAILEDHKLQENPQTGKQVEKLEK